A window of Sagittula sp. P11 genomic DNA:
GGCGGCCCGCAATGGTCCACCGGCCTGCGCCTCCTGCTGAACGAAATGTCGTGGCGGCGTCCCGGCCCCCTCCTGCTGAACCTCCGCCAGCGCGACCACCAGCTTACCGCCGCCTTCCACGCCCTGGCCGGAGAGCCGTTCTACCCGGACCCGGCGCCGGGGCTCGTGTTCTCCGTCCATCCAAAGGCCATTTCCGCCGCCGAATCCGTCGCCGCCTTCCAGACAATCACCCGGGGCGTGCGAACCGCCACCTTCGCGCCCTCCGCGCCGCCCTCCGGAAACACCCAGGGCACCGGGCATCCTGCGCCATTCGGGATGCCCGAAGACCTCTCCACGGCCTCGCCCGAGACGCAAACCTCAGACAGCGCCTTGGCGCTCCCCGCCGAACTTCAGCGCACGCTCGACCAGATCGGCAGCGCACGGCCCAAGTCCCGCACGCAGGAAGCGCGCGATCAGGGGGCCTTGCGCGCGTTGGAGTTCGTTTCGAAACTGACCGGCGGCGACTTTGGCGGAGGAACGGGCCGATGAGCGTCACCCGTATCCGGTTCGACCGCGCCATCGGCCATGACATGACCGAATACACCCAGTTCCACATCGAGGCGCCGGGCATCGCCCTGCGCGACGCCCCCCGCCCGCCGCTGCAGATAGCGGCGCACAAGGCGGTGTTCGACGCCTTCGACGCCGCCGGACCCGACGACGACGTGGTGCGCGCGGCGGGCGATGCGCTCTGGACCTGCCTGTCGGTCCACCGCAACACAGAAGAGGCGTTCCGCCCGATCCTGAGCAACGGCGCCACGGACGGGGCGCTGCGGCTGGCCTTCTCCGACCTCGCGGGCGATGCCAAGGCCCTGCCGTGGGAGGCGCTGCGCGAGACGCAGGCCGGTTTCCTCTGCTTCGACCGCCGCATCCCGATCCTGCGCGAGGTCGAGACCGAGACCACCCCCGACCTGCAGATCGCCCACACCGACACGCTGCGCTTCCTCGCCGTGATCGGTGCGCGCGGCGACGACGGCCAGGGCGAGTGGGCCAGACTGCACAGGGCGCTTCGGTCGCTCGACGGCAAGGTAAAGGTGCGGGCGCTGATCCTCGCCTCGCGGCAGGACCTCGAGGACGAGATCAACGCCATCGGCGATCCGCAGATCCAGGCCGAGACCATACCGCATGGCGCCGACGCCCTCGTGGCGCGGATCGAGCGCTTCGGTCCGCATGTCGCCCACCTGTTCTGCCACGGCTATGCCGGTGCCCAATCCGTGCTGGAGATCGAGGACG
This region includes:
- a CDS encoding CHAT domain-containing protein; this encodes MSVTRIRFDRAIGHDMTEYTQFHIEAPGIALRDAPRPPLQIAAHKAVFDAFDAAGPDDDVVRAAGDALWTCLSVHRNTEEAFRPILSNGATDGALRLAFSDLAGDAKALPWEALRETQAGFLCFDRRIPILREVETETTPDLQIAHTDTLRFLAVIGARGDDGQGEWARLHRALRSLDGKVKVRALILASRQDLEDEINAIGDPQIQAETIPHGADALVARIERFGPHVAHLFCHGYAGAQSVLEIEDGSVNYGGTQPTWLMRGDLLRALSAKAWLVVLNACSLADVAGAEDGGLGTPETASLCEDLVQSGIPVVVGMRGPMLAEYAHAFGGAFHERALKALGHAIAQGGGELDLGACFSEACCAILANPPLPPMLAAARIRDWTFPVMTLRSGPLRIRVIGGGAAPAGAAPDEDEATLLAREEAIGEREVLADMLDTRGDMLPDDAVREIRARIAELEAQLSARARPAEDTALDEA